Proteins encoded together in one Gemmatimonadota bacterium DH-78 window:
- a CDS encoding translocation/assembly module TamB domain-containing protein — translation MAPDPSPDSERPRASDTGPPVGAEGSGASPKSKGLRLRARWRLVRASARTLLWVTVGLVALTAFLLRTAAGHRVVLGWGLDQLRNRVAGSVEVDRIRSADLLSGARLVGVRLATPDGAAFVEADSIEASYSWRGLLGGALAFDGVRLWNPRVVLERDSAGVDTFARWLRGERPAGQGGGGLSLRLESVLIENGTFTLRLPGPDEPGGTFRTEPGPDGAPRRAIDLRTIDAHLRSLTLDPELGLRVDIGEGSTELDLLDRRFVLDQLRGEVRSVGAEVIAELDHLRAPGIEGGGTVRVDRSGEDGMVTEIAADFERADLREWQWIHERVPALVGELALDGRMGPGGQRWAASDVEAEWGTGRVAGSAAVQLGGSAPVFDDVDLDVVALPVALLDRYFPRPTDLEGDLTGRIALGGPPSDLRLEGEVTLVSPIRPPVTAAFAGGLLQRAGAIGFDDFEAVLDPLDWGVVGHFLPAMRLTGPGRAEVELEGTLREGLALSADLTHAPPGVPSSHLLVSGNLYAAAGDDRLRMDIQGDLAPLSLDAVALDYDSLALPLSGTLTGPVRARGILRDLEVRAALTTREGEVDLVGQFDLRDPGQRYLLDATVTDFLASSLSPALPQPTEVTGRLQLEGSGLDPATLVARGSMQVDRADVRGVTVDSAWAALRIEGGTVVFDTMRASVAGIDLRGGGTLAADSTGPSGRVRVAFEAPDLTGVRAIFRGDTVLTSDDLTALDRDVLELSGVDPDTLPLAADVAAEGRLRGEMVLDGSIRRFDATGWVEAEELMYGRTSVGSARLDLQAADLPGLAGEIHADLTVGPTVVAGRAFTAGAATIDFTRPEGRAEIELQRDSTEDYRLAGRFELDSLGGAVELERAVVRLDSLEYHTRHPSRIVWTDSVLSVDSLSIVGSGADPVWIRAAGVLPRRGEADFHLDIEGLDLGRLTRVAQREDLEWAGRVDFDGRVQGTAARPIVSGNVAARDLAARNFSLERLEGQLDYAGREVAVDLDAWAGGQQVLRVEGDWPLSFTLDGSTSDVAARPVDLTLRADSLPASLVLALLEDLEDTRGTLTGQLDVGGTPAALEPRGVLRLAGGAWTVGALGVRQEQVEATFDVQQDRVVQVAATGRSGGTVDVTGTVVLDSLTSPALDLDIALASFNAVDRRDIAGAVSGQLQLQGRYGQPRILGSLQVERGDLFLDEFARNVGVVDLSDPRFFSFIDEEILTARPLLAETRNPFMNNLLVNIDLGVQRNTWIRSDQLDVEMRGDLIVTYDRRSRDVVMVGELEAVRGQYQFLGQNFEVEGGTVEFVGIPGINPDMNIQAVARVRRRQSAEPLEITAQVGGTLIAPTVELTTPDAAVSESDILSYIAVGQPASALTTNVSAAAGGFVGGFVGGSLTSSLAALAQGSSWIDFLSISQAFDASAVGAGSQGLGQSFAGTQVELGRYFGGDYFAALILRPLASAGTGGVLGGARIEWQASAQYYLEVFAEDRFLRTGAFGFREVDIESQLIFGFSLFREWGY, via the coding sequence ATGGCGCCCGACCCGTCGCCCGACTCCGAGCGCCCGCGGGCCTCCGACACCGGCCCCCCCGTCGGGGCGGAGGGGAGCGGAGCGTCCCCGAAGTCGAAGGGGCTGCGGCTGCGCGCCCGGTGGCGCCTCGTGCGCGCATCGGCCCGCACCCTGTTGTGGGTGACGGTGGGGCTCGTGGCCCTCACGGCCTTCCTCCTGCGCACGGCCGCCGGACACCGGGTCGTGCTGGGCTGGGGCCTCGACCAGCTGCGCAACCGAGTGGCGGGGAGCGTCGAGGTGGATCGGATCCGCTCGGCCGACCTCCTCTCGGGGGCCCGGCTCGTGGGGGTGCGGCTGGCCACGCCCGACGGCGCCGCCTTCGTGGAGGCCGACTCGATCGAGGCGTCGTACTCCTGGCGCGGGCTGCTCGGGGGGGCGCTCGCCTTCGACGGCGTGCGACTCTGGAACCCGCGCGTGGTGCTCGAGCGCGACTCCGCGGGAGTGGACACCTTCGCGCGCTGGTTGCGGGGCGAACGACCGGCGGGGCAGGGGGGCGGCGGCCTCTCCCTGCGCCTCGAATCGGTCCTGATCGAGAACGGCACCTTCACCCTCCGTCTGCCGGGGCCCGACGAACCGGGGGGCACCTTCCGCACCGAGCCGGGGCCCGACGGCGCACCCCGCCGAGCCATCGACCTGCGCACCATCGACGCGCATCTGCGGAGCCTCACCCTCGATCCGGAGCTGGGACTCCGCGTCGACATCGGCGAGGGATCGACCGAGCTCGACCTCCTGGACCGGCGATTCGTGCTCGACCAGCTGCGAGGCGAGGTGCGTTCGGTCGGGGCCGAGGTGATCGCCGAGCTGGACCACCTGCGGGCTCCGGGGATCGAAGGGGGAGGCACCGTGCGGGTGGATCGCAGCGGAGAGGACGGCATGGTCACCGAGATCGCCGCCGACTTCGAGCGCGCCGATCTGCGCGAGTGGCAGTGGATCCACGAGCGGGTGCCGGCCCTGGTGGGAGAGCTCGCGCTCGACGGCCGCATGGGCCCCGGGGGCCAGCGGTGGGCCGCCTCCGACGTGGAGGCCGAATGGGGCACGGGGCGGGTCGCCGGCAGCGCGGCGGTGCAGCTCGGCGGGAGCGCTCCGGTCTTCGACGACGTCGACCTCGACGTGGTCGCGCTCCCCGTGGCGCTCCTGGATCGGTACTTCCCCCGGCCCACCGATCTCGAGGGCGACCTGACGGGGCGGATCGCGCTGGGCGGTCCCCCCTCGGACCTGCGCCTCGAGGGCGAGGTCACGCTCGTCTCGCCCATCCGCCCGCCCGTCACGGCCGCCTTCGCCGGCGGGCTGCTGCAGCGGGCCGGCGCGATCGGATTCGACGACTTCGAAGCGGTGCTCGACCCGCTGGACTGGGGCGTCGTGGGCCACTTCCTCCCGGCCATGCGCCTCACCGGACCGGGACGCGCCGAGGTGGAGCTGGAGGGCACGCTGCGCGAGGGCCTCGCCCTCTCCGCCGACCTCACGCACGCCCCGCCCGGAGTCCCCTCGAGTCATCTGCTGGTGTCGGGGAACCTGTATGCCGCCGCCGGGGACGACCGTCTGCGGATGGACATTCAGGGCGATCTCGCGCCGCTCTCCCTCGACGCGGTGGCGCTCGACTACGATTCGCTCGCCCTTCCGCTGAGCGGCACCCTCACGGGGCCCGTGCGGGCGCGGGGCATCCTCCGCGATCTCGAGGTCCGCGCGGCCCTGACCACCCGCGAGGGCGAGGTCGACCTGGTCGGGCAGTTCGATCTGCGCGACCCGGGCCAGCGGTACCTGCTCGACGCCACGGTCACCGACTTCCTGGCGTCGTCGCTCTCGCCGGCCCTCCCGCAGCCCACCGAGGTGACCGGGCGGCTGCAGCTGGAGGGATCGGGGCTGGATCCCGCCACCCTGGTGGCGCGAGGGTCGATGCAGGTGGATCGCGCGGATGTGCGCGGCGTGACCGTCGACTCGGCGTGGGCGGCGCTGCGGATCGAGGGGGGCACGGTGGTCTTCGACACGATGCGCGCCTCCGTGGCCGGCATCGATCTGCGCGGCGGGGGCACGCTGGCCGCCGACTCGACCGGGCCGTCGGGACGAGTGCGTGTGGCCTTCGAGGCGCCCGACCTGACGGGGGTGCGGGCCATCTTCCGGGGCGACACCGTACTCACATCCGACGACCTCACCGCCCTCGACCGCGACGTGCTCGAGCTGTCCGGGGTCGACCCCGACACGCTGCCGCTCGCGGCCGATGTGGCGGCCGAAGGCCGGCTGCGGGGAGAGATGGTTCTCGATGGCTCGATCCGGCGCTTCGACGCCACCGGATGGGTCGAGGCGGAAGAACTGATGTACGGGCGCACCTCGGTCGGCTCGGCGCGACTCGACCTGCAGGCGGCCGATCTGCCGGGGCTCGCCGGGGAGATCCACGCCGACCTCACCGTGGGTCCGACGGTGGTGGCCGGGCGCGCCTTCACCGCCGGCGCGGCCACGATCGACTTCACGCGACCCGAGGGCAGGGCCGAGATCGAGCTCCAGCGCGATTCCACGGAGGACTACCGGCTGGCGGGGCGGTTCGAACTCGACTCCCTGGGGGGCGCCGTGGAGCTGGAGCGGGCGGTGGTGCGCCTCGACTCCCTCGAGTATCACACGCGGCACCCCTCGCGCATCGTCTGGACCGACTCGGTGCTCTCCGTGGACTCGCTTTCGATCGTCGGCAGCGGGGCCGACCCGGTCTGGATTCGGGCCGCCGGGGTGCTGCCCCGTCGAGGGGAGGCCGATTTCCATCTCGACATCGAGGGGCTCGACCTCGGCCGGCTCACCCGTGTGGCGCAGCGCGAGGATCTCGAGTGGGCCGGCCGTGTCGACTTCGACGGGCGGGTGCAGGGTACCGCGGCCCGGCCGATCGTGTCTGGCAACGTGGCCGCCCGCGACCTCGCGGCCCGCAACTTCAGCCTGGAGCGGCTGGAGGGGCAGCTCGACTACGCGGGCCGGGAGGTGGCCGTCGACCTCGACGCGTGGGCCGGGGGGCAGCAGGTGCTGCGAGTGGAGGGCGACTGGCCGCTCAGCTTCACCCTCGACGGCTCCACCAGCGATGTGGCCGCGCGGCCGGTGGACCTCACTCTGCGCGCCGACTCGCTGCCCGCCAGTCTGGTGCTGGCGCTGCTGGAAGACCTCGAAGACACGCGGGGCACGCTCACCGGCCAGCTCGACGTCGGGGGCACGCCCGCCGCGCTCGAGCCCCGAGGCGTGCTGCGACTCGCGGGTGGCGCGTGGACGGTGGGCGCACTGGGCGTGCGTCAGGAGCAGGTGGAGGCCACCTTCGACGTGCAGCAGGATCGAGTGGTGCAGGTGGCGGCCACCGGCCGCTCCGGGGGCACGGTCGACGTCACCGGCACCGTGGTCCTCGATTCCCTCACGAGTCCGGCCCTCGATCTCGACATCGCCCTCGCCTCCTTCAACGCGGTCGACCGGCGCGACATCGCCGGGGCGGTGAGCGGACAGCTCCAGCTGCAGGGTCGCTACGGCCAGCCGCGGATCCTCGGGTCGCTCCAGGTGGAGCGCGGCGACCTCTTTCTCGACGAGTTCGCCCGCAACGTCGGGGTGGTCGACCTCTCCGACCCCCGGTTCTTCTCCTTCATCGACGAGGAGATCCTCACGGCGCGTCCGCTGCTGGCCGAGACCCGCAATCCCTTCATGAACAACCTCCTGGTCAACATCGACCTCGGGGTGCAGCGCAACACCTGGATCCGGTCCGACCAGCTCGATGTGGAGATGCGAGGCGACCTGATCGTCACCTACGACCGGCGCAGCCGCGACGTGGTGATGGTGGGTGAACTCGAAGCCGTGCGCGGCCAGTATCAGTTCCTCGGCCAGAACTTCGAGGTGGAGGGCGGCACCGTGGAGTTCGTCGGCATTCCCGGGATCAATCCCGACATGAACATCCAGGCGGTGGCCCGGGTGCGGCGGCGCCAGAGTGCCGAGCCGCTCGAGATCACCGCGCAGGTGGGGGGCACGCTGATCGCGCCTACGGTCGAGCTGACCACCCCCGACGCCGCCGTGTCGGAGTCCGACATTCTCAGCTACATCGCCGTCGGTCAGCCGGCCTCGGCCCTCACCACCAACGTCTCGGCGGCCGCCGGTGGATTCGTGGGCGGATTCGTGGGGGGCTCGCTCACCTCGTCGCTCGCGGCACTCGCGCAGGGATCGAGCTGGATCGACTTCCTCTCGATCTCCCAGGCCTTCGACGCCTCGGCGGTGGGGGCGGGGTCGCAGGGACTCGGGCAGAGCTTCGCGGGTACGCAGGTGGAGCTCGGCCGCTACTTCGGGGGCGACTACTTCGCCGCCCTCATCCTCCGCCCGCTTGCGAGTGCCGGAACCGGCGGGGTACTGGGAGGTGCCCGGATCGAGTGGCAGGCGAGCGCGCAGTACTATCTCGAGGTGTTCGCCGAAGACCGCTTCCTTCGAACCGGCGCGTTCGGTTTCCGTGAAGTCGACATCGAGAGCCAGCTGATCTTCGGC